In Dictyoglomus sp. NZ13-RE01, the genomic stretch ATGACTATCTTGTTAAACCCTTCGCTTTCGATGAATTGCTTGCCAGAATAAGGGCTCTTTTACGTAGACCCAAACAGTTAGTCCCAGAAATATTGAAGGTAGGCGACTTAACCCTTGATACATCATCAAGAAGAGTGTTCAAAGGAGATAAAGAAATCTTTCTTACAAGTAAAGAATTTGCTATTTTGGAGTATCTTATGAGGAATGTGAATAAAATTGTAAGTAGAGAACAGATATTAGCACACGTATGGGATTATGATTCTGAATCTTTTAGTAATGTAGTAGACGTTCACATTAAAAATTTAAGGAAGAAAATAGATACAGAGAATGGGAATAAAATTCTCCAGACAATTAGAGGAATGGGTTACAGGCTTAAAGGCTAATATTTTTGAACGTGCCAGGCTTAAGCTTACTCTTTTTTATTTGGTAATAACAATATTAATTCTTTTTTCTTTTAGTATTGCCTTATACTATAATTATTCAAGAACAATAGGAGAAGACATAGAAGGTAACTTCACTGATGAGGAACAGCACTTCATTATAGAAAAAATTTAACTCGCCTTAAAATAACTCTTATAACTATAAATGGTTCAGCAATCTTGGTAATTGGGATAATAAGCTTCATACTCTCCGGAATTACATTGAGACCTATTAAGGAAACTTTAGAAAGAGAAATGCGTTTTACCTCAGATGCTGCTCACGAACTTCGTACACCCTTAGCTATTATGAAAACAGAATTGGAAGTGGCATTGAGGGAGCCAGAACTTAGTAAGGATGAAATTAGTACCTTAATTAGAAGTAACTTAGAAGAAGTAGAAAGAATGTCGAAAATGGTAGAAGAACTGCTTACTCTCTCTCATATGGATTCTAAGAAAAATAAGATTAATCTTTCAAGGGTTCTGTTCTCACAATTAGTAGAAAGAAGTGTTGAAAGAATGATGCCTTATGCTAAAAAGAAAAATATTAACCTAAAAACTTATATATCCCCAAATACGGTAATATTAGGAGATGAAGAAAAACTTCAACAGCTTGTCTTTAATCTTTTAAAGAACGCTATTGATTACAATAAAGAAAATGGAGAAGTCAAGATTGAGGTAAATCAATCATCTAAAACTGTTTCCCTTATAGTCTCTGATACAGGAATTGGCATTCCCCCTGAGGATCTGCCACATGTCTTTGAGAGATTTTATCGAGTTGATAAATCTAGGTCTCATAAAATTGGTGGAAGTGGATTAGGGCTCTCTATAGTTAAAGCTATTGTTGATGCTCATCATGGAGAGATAAAAATAAAAAGTACCCTTAATAAGGGGACTATAGTAGAGGTTCAATTCCCTAAATCAAATTAATCTTTTTAACTTCATATTAAATTCATCTTTGCCCTCTATAATATGCCTGTAAATTGATAGAGAAAGGAGGTGAAAGATGATGAAGCGTATAGTTTTATTTGTAGCAATAGGGTTGCTCGCAGTAGGTTTATTAGGAGGAATCTCCTATGGTAAAGACATTTTTGTGAGTAAGAATTCAGTAGCTTCAACTTCTACTGCAACTCAATTTGTAGATGACAAGACTTCACAAGGCCAGCAAAATAGCATAGAAGAAGAAAAGAATGACGAAGCTAAAGAAGCAATAGAAAAAGAGGAAGCAAATGAACCACAAGAATTATCTAAGGAAGAAGAAAGCGAGAACCTTCCCAATGGTGGACACTCTGACCCAGAGGGCACCGATGTAGATCATCAATTTGAAGGAGTAGAGTAGTTCTAAAACTTTATAGAGGGTCTCCGTAAATGGAGACCCTCTATAACCCTTTTAAACATAGTTACCCCTTTTAAAATATATAAGTTTTTTGGTAAACAAGCCATAAAGAGAAAGAAGGACTTTTTTTACATCATTACCACTATTTACTATAATAGCAACTATGTCCCTACCTATTTACCAAGTAAAAATAAGAATCTCTTGCAATTTTTTTCAAAATAGATATAATATTTTCATAAAAAGTTTATTTTTGTTTTAGTTTGCGTTTTTTATAGCATTCTTAACACAGGATGTTATAAAGAATTTTGGTTTGATCCTTAAACTAAATAAAAGCTCTTTCAAAATGGAAGACAGGGTTGACTTTGAGAAATTAAGTATTGATGAAGTTGTTACATATCTAAAAACGGATTTAAAAAATGGTCTAACAAAAGAAGAAGTAGAAAAAAGGATTAAGATTTACGGCTACAATGAGGTTGTAGAAGTAAAGAAAAACCCGTTTTTAAAGCTTGCCCAAAAATTTTGGGGATTAACTGCTTGGATGCTTGAAGCTGTAATAATTTTGTCCTTTATTCTTAAAAAGTACTTAGATATGTATATCGTTTTTGGTCTTCTTGTTTTTAACGCTATTATTGGGTTTTTCCAAGAACAAAAAGCAGAAAATGCAGTTGAGACACTTAAAGAGAAGTTACAGATAAATGCGAAAGTTTTAAGAGATGGAACTTGGCAAATTATTAAGGCAAAAGAACTTGTACCTGGAGATATTATTAGGTTAAGGGCAGGTGATTTTGTTCCTGCTGACTCAAAAATTATAGAAGGAGAAGTAGAGGTTGACCAATCTGCATTAACTGGCGAATCTTTAACGGTTAGTAAGAAGGTATCAGATTTAATCTATTCAGGATCAATTATTAAATCCCTTGAATGTACTGCAGTAGTTGTGTTAACTGGTGTTAAAACTTACTTTGGAAAAACAACGGAACTTGTACAAATTGCAAGGCCTAAACTGCATGCAGAAAAAGTTACATCAAAAGTTGTGCAAGGGCTTCTTTTAATTGTTGGTGTTGCACTTTTAATTACTTTTATTGTATCTTATTTTATTGGTATTAATCTTATTGAAGTTCTTTCTTTGGCGCTTGTTCTTCTTGCATCTTCTATACCTGTTGCTTTACCTGCGATGTTTACAATAAGTATGGCTTTTGGATCAATGGAACTTGTTAAAAAGGGAGTTTTGGTGACAAGGTTAAATGCAGTTGAAGATGCTGCAACTATGGATGCACTTTGTTTTGATAAAACTGGGACAATTACCGAGAATAAGTTAACTGTTACTGAAGTCATTCCATTGGAAGGTTTTTCGGAAAATGATGTTTTACTCTATGGTGCTTTAGCTTCACAAGAGGCAAATCAAGATCCCATAGATTTAGCAATTTTAAAAGCAGCGAAAGAAAGAAATATTTCTTTTGAGGGTTTTATTCAAAAGAGTTTTTATCCTTTCGACCCAAAAACAAGAAGAACTGAAGCAATAATTGTAAAAGAGGGAAAGACATTCAAAGTAACTAAAGGTGCATTAAATATAATTCTTCAAATAACAAAAGAAGTAAATGATTATTTAGTTAATAAAGAGGAGAATTTTGCAAAGAGAGGGTATAGAACATTAGCGGTTGCAGTAGGAAATAATAGTGAGGACTTTAAAATAGTTGGATTAGTTGCTCTGTATGACATGCCAAGAAAAGACTCAAAAGAACTTATTCAGGAGCTTAAGAATCTCCACATTTCCCTAAAAATGTTAACGGGAGATGCAATGCCCATTGCAAAAGAGATTGCAGAAGAAGTTGGAATCGATAGTTTAGTTTATAATGCAAATGCTTTAAGAGAAGTTTTGCAAGAAGACCCCAAAAAAGCTCTTGATATAATTGAAAAAAGTAGTGTATTTGCAGAGGTTTACCCTCAAGACAAGTTCTATATAGTAAAAGGCTTGCAAGAAAAAGGACATATTGTTGGAATGACTGGCGATGGAATAAATGATGCTCCATCATTAAAACAAGCAGAAGTAGGGATTGCAGTAAGCAATGCTACAGATGTTGCAAAAAGCGCTTCAAGCGTCGTCCTAACTGAAGAAGGTTTGTCAAACATTGTAGATTTAATTAAAGTAGGAAGAATGATCTATCAAAGACTTTTAACCTGGATTTTTAATAAAGTAATAAAAACTTTTCAAATAGTTGTTTTTGTTGTTGTGGCGTTTTTGTTACTTAAAAAATTTATAGTATCTGCATTTGATGTTATTTTATTAATGTTTGTTATAGATTTTGTAACCCTTTCTATTTCAACAGACAATGTCAGATGGTCGAAAAAACCTGATAGATGGAATGTAAGAAGCATTATACAAACATCAGCAATACTTGGAGTTTTAGTAGTTGTTGAATCTCTTATCATTCTATTCATAGGGTTAAAAAAATTTGGTTTAGAAAATGACTTAAATTCTTTGCAAACTTATTCTTTTGCAATACTCTTTTATTTTGGTATATTTACGCTATTTGTAGTAAGAGATAGAAAACATTTCTGGAATTCAATCCCTAGTAAGCCTCTTTTAATTACAGTTATTCTTGATTTTATTTTTGTTACAATTTTGGTGAGTTTTGGAATTCCACAGCTAAAACCAATCCCTTTAATTTATACAGTTGTAGTAATTTTGCTTTCTTCAATATTTTCTTTTGTTATAAACGATAATATAAAATATTTATTGTTAAGAAAGATGGAATAACTTCAAGTTTGATTGTTAGTTATATTTATGGAAGGGCTGCGGAATAACATGGTATCCCCTTAGAGAAGATTCTAATCTTTTTGAAAATAATTCGTCAAGAATCACAGGAGGAAAGTTAATTATAGATGGAGGAATTTCAGGATTTCTTTCCCTAATAATCTCCCAAGGAGTCTTGTTTTCTTTGTAGCTATTCTTCCTGATAGCATTAAACCAAAGAATATATGTATGTGCTTTTGAAAGTAACTCGGAAGGAGAATTAAATCTCTCCAGCTCATAAAACTCAACTTCTATTAGATTATGGACTGTTTCTACATCAGATTGGTATGTATGAGCAGAAGGTGGAATATTGATGTTGAATAAGAAGTTCTGCAAAAAGAGAAGAATAAGCAATGGAGAGTTCATAAGAGTAGGCAATAAATTGTAATCCACTCACTACATCTCGTGCTGTATATTGATACTTAGGGAGATAATTTTTGAACATCTGACAGAAATACCCTAGGATATCATCCAAATATTTTGTATCAACCTCTATCTGAGAGAAAAGAGGCCAATTCTTCTTTATCTCTCTTAAGTTTCTCTTTGTTTTGTGTTTTCTTCTTCTCTTCTTTAATAGACCATTCTCTTTCCAAATTTTTCTAAGAGCCTTTTCAGAGAGAGAAAGAGCAAAATCTCTTTTTAACCTTTTTGCTCCAAAAGAAGGGAATTCTTTTTTAAGTTTAATAGCTAAATCTTTTTGTTCTTGAGTGATATACCTTTTAGGATTTTTAGGAGCCTTACTTTGGTCAATAAGACCAGAGATACCTTTTTCTTTCCATCTATTCAGCCATTTTCTAACTGTTTTAGGGGTAGTATTAAAAGCCTTAGCAGTAGGTTTGATACCTTTTTCTAAGGCATACTGAACCATTTGATATCTTAGAGCTTTTTTATCAAAAGATATTCTCATTATGGTATAATAATTCCACATGGCACCTGGACACCTCTATCTTTATGGTATTTTGAATAAGAATACCATAAAAACATCCAGGTGCCATGTTCTTTTTTCACTCCTACTCTAATAACTTTAATATCCATTAGGGGGATACCATCTCCCTTCCGTGTTCCAGATTGTTTTTATTTTTCATTTTTGATATAATTTAATCGAAATTCAATTTAAATAGGAGGCGAAAGCATGAGTAAAAAGTTGATCCTCTTAATCTTAGTCTCCCTAATTCTATCCCTCTTCATATTCCCAACCAACGCTCAAGCTCAAAAAGAAGTTGTTGTAGTTGTAAAAATTGCAGGTATCCCATGGTTTAACCGTATGGCAGAAGGTGTACAACAAGCTGGAAAAGAGCTCGGAATAAAAGCCTCACTAATAGGCCCCTCTACTGCGGATGCTGCACCACAGGTATCAATGGTTGAGGATTTAATTACTAGAGGTGTCGACGCTATTTGCGTGGTACCAACAGATGCAAAAGCACTAAAACCTACCTTCAAGAAAGCAAGGAGTAAAGGTATTGTTATTCTAACTCATGAATCACCTTTCGAAGTGGAAGATGTAGATTACGATATAGAGACAATAGATAGTGTTGCTTACGGAAAGATGGCAATTAATGAAATAGTATTAAATCTTTCCAAACATTCTGGTGGAGTAAAATATACTGCTGATAATCCTGCAGGTTTCGTCATGTTTGTAGGAGGATTAACAGTCCCATTACATAACTTCTGGGCAGATGTAGCTTTGAACTATGTAAAAGAGAGTGTACCTTTCTTAAAAGAACTTACTCCAAGATTACCTGTCGCAGAAAGTGTGGAAGATTCCAGAAAAGCTGCATTAGATTTAATTAGAACATATGGGAATAAATTGAAGGCTATAATTGGATGGGGCAGTTTAGGACCCCTTGG encodes the following:
- a CDS encoding DNA-binding response regulator → MRILIVEDEKKLALAIKKGLEREGFAVDCAFDGEEAQYFIETGSEDYDLVILDIMLPKKDGIAICKEVRKKGITTPILMLTAKDKIEDKVLGLDSGADDYLVKPFAFDELLARIRALLRRPKQLVPEILKVGDLTLDTSSRRVFKGDKEIFLTSKEFAILEYLMRNVNKIVSREQILAHVWDYDSESFSNVVDVHIKNLRKKIDTENGNKILQTIRGMGYRLKG
- a CDS encoding plasma-membrane proton-efflux P-type ATPase, which produces MEDRVDFEKLSIDEVVTYLKTDLKNGLTKEEVEKRIKIYGYNEVVEVKKNPFLKLAQKFWGLTAWMLEAVIILSFILKKYLDMYIVFGLLVFNAIIGFFQEQKAENAVETLKEKLQINAKVLRDGTWQIIKAKELVPGDIIRLRAGDFVPADSKIIEGEVEVDQSALTGESLTVSKKVSDLIYSGSIIKSLECTAVVVLTGVKTYFGKTTELVQIARPKLHAEKVTSKVVQGLLLIVGVALLITFIVSYFIGINLIEVLSLALVLLASSIPVALPAMFTISMAFGSMELVKKGVLVTRLNAVEDAATMDALCFDKTGTITENKLTVTEVIPLEGFSENDVLLYGALASQEANQDPIDLAILKAAKERNISFEGFIQKSFYPFDPKTRRTEAIIVKEGKTFKVTKGALNIILQITKEVNDYLVNKEENFAKRGYRTLAVAVGNNSEDFKIVGLVALYDMPRKDSKELIQELKNLHISLKMLTGDAMPIAKEIAEEVGIDSLVYNANALREVLQEDPKKALDIIEKSSVFAEVYPQDKFYIVKGLQEKGHIVGMTGDGINDAPSLKQAEVGIAVSNATDVAKSASSVVLTEEGLSNIVDLIKVGRMIYQRLLTWIFNKVIKTFQIVVFVVVAFLLLKKFIVSAFDVILLMFVIDFVTLSISTDNVRWSKKPDRWNVRSIIQTSAILGVLVVVESLIILFIGLKKFGLENDLNSLQTYSFAILFYFGIFTLFVVRDRKHFWNSIPSKPLLITVILDFIFVTILVSFGIPQLKPIPLIYTVVVILLSSIFSFVINDNIKYLLLRKME
- a CDS encoding LacI family transcriptional regulator — protein: MSKKLILLILVSLILSLFIFPTNAQAQKEVVVVVKIAGIPWFNRMAEGVQQAGKELGIKASLIGPSTADAAPQVSMVEDLITRGVDAICVVPTDAKALKPTFKKARSKGIVILTHESPFEVEDVDYDIETIDSVAYGKMAINEIVLNLSKHSGGVKYTADNPAGFVMFVGGLTVPLHNFWADVALNYVKESVPFLKELTPRLPVAESVEDSRKAALDLIRTYGNKLKAIIGWGSLGPLGAARAVRELGMQHKVIVGGSAIPSTAVDYLRDGSMDWAQLWDPKEAGYMMVYIAKLMMDKKQIVSGLEIPNLGPIKVDGKVISVNRIKLMRTATDAKKLGF